The Mycobacterium paragordonae genome includes a region encoding these proteins:
- a CDS encoding sigma-70 family RNA polymerase sigma factor — MSEQSEFIERAAPFRAELIAHCYRMLGSVHDAEDLVQETYLRGWRGYPAFEERAALRTWLYRIATTACLRALENRSRRALPGDNPIGDSEWLEPIPDAYLFQTPEDALAVRQSVRLAVMTALQELPARQRAVLILRDVVQFSAAEVAELLETTPAAVNSSLQRARGRLAEITPDEDDVAEPDDSARRDLVDRYCAAFENADMAALTELLQDDIKLEMPPMPEWFFGRDDVLRFLAERAMAAPGDLLMIPTSANAQPAVAEYRRNADNIMAAHSIQVLTCVSRAGTPGIAVMTVFLDPTLFSAFGLPLTR, encoded by the coding sequence ATGTCGGAGCAGTCGGAGTTCATCGAGCGTGCGGCCCCGTTCCGGGCCGAGTTGATCGCGCACTGCTACCGGATGCTCGGATCGGTGCACGATGCCGAGGATCTGGTCCAGGAGACCTACCTGCGCGGCTGGCGAGGATATCCGGCGTTCGAGGAACGCGCCGCGCTGCGCACCTGGCTGTACCGGATCGCGACGACGGCGTGCCTGCGGGCGCTGGAAAACCGCTCTCGCCGGGCGCTCCCGGGCGACAACCCGATAGGCGACAGCGAGTGGCTGGAACCCATCCCCGACGCGTATCTCTTCCAGACCCCGGAGGACGCCCTGGCCGTGCGACAGAGCGTCCGGCTGGCGGTGATGACGGCCCTGCAGGAGCTGCCGGCCCGCCAGCGGGCCGTGCTGATCCTGCGCGACGTCGTGCAGTTCAGCGCCGCCGAAGTCGCCGAGTTGCTGGAGACGACGCCGGCGGCCGTCAACAGTTCCCTGCAACGCGCCCGCGGCCGGCTCGCCGAGATCACACCGGATGAAGACGACGTCGCCGAGCCCGATGACAGCGCGCGCCGCGATCTCGTCGACCGCTACTGCGCCGCGTTCGAGAACGCCGACATGGCCGCACTCACCGAGTTGCTGCAGGACGACATCAAGCTCGAGATGCCGCCGATGCCGGAATGGTTCTTCGGCCGCGACGATGTGCTTCGTTTCCTGGCCGAGCGGGCCATGGCCGCCCCCGGCGACCTGCTGATGATCCCGACCTCAGCAAACGCACAGCCTGCGGTCGCAGAATATCGGCGCAACGCCGATAACATCATGGCAGCGCATTCCATCCAGGTGCTGACCTGCGTTTCCCGGGCTGGGACACCCGGGATCGCGGTCATGACCGTCTTCCTCGATCCGACGCTGTTCTCGGCCTTCGGGTTGCCGCTCACGCGGTGA
- a CDS encoding SDR family oxidoreductase, translated as MNQSIAGTTAIVTGASRGFGRAIAAAFTEAGAHVVGVARTDAHQQLVRDELGDTFTAVAADAADPQTAARLIDEYRPHTVVLAAGLAPRMMPLMDQTWASFSENWNVDVAQTFHWIRYALRRPLAPGSAVVAFSSGAAVNGSPLSGGYAGAKAAVRFITGYAAEESRRAGLGIGFASVLPRLTPATDLGAKAVAAYAARQGVDIEAFIESAGPVLTPEQVALAVRGIVERGDTGPYLLTSAGLSPAA; from the coding sequence GTGAATCAATCAATCGCCGGTACGACGGCAATCGTCACCGGGGCCAGCCGCGGATTCGGCCGCGCGATCGCGGCCGCTTTCACCGAGGCGGGCGCGCATGTGGTCGGTGTCGCGCGAACCGATGCCCATCAGCAGTTGGTGCGCGACGAACTGGGTGACACCTTCACCGCCGTTGCGGCCGACGCCGCCGACCCGCAGACGGCTGCCCGGCTGATCGACGAATACCGCCCGCACACGGTCGTGCTGGCCGCCGGACTGGCACCCCGGATGATGCCGTTGATGGACCAGACGTGGGCGAGCTTCAGCGAGAACTGGAACGTCGACGTCGCGCAGACGTTTCACTGGATCCGGTACGCGTTGCGCCGGCCGCTGGCACCGGGCAGCGCGGTGGTCGCTTTCTCGAGCGGCGCGGCGGTCAACGGGTCTCCGCTCAGCGGTGGTTACGCGGGCGCCAAAGCCGCCGTCCGGTTCATCACCGGCTACGCCGCCGAGGAGTCACGGCGGGCGGGGCTGGGCATCGGCTTCGCGTCGGTATTGCCGCGGCTGACTCCAGCGACCGACCTCGGCGCCAAGGCCGTCGCCGCCTACGCCGCCCGGCAAGGAGTCGATATCGAGGCGTTCATCGAGTCCGCGGGGCCCGTGCTGACCCCCGAGCAGGTCGCGCTTGCGGTGCGGGGCATCGTCGAACGCGGGGACACCGGCCCGTATCTACTGACGTCTGC